One Solirubrobacter pauli DNA segment encodes these proteins:
- a CDS encoding peptidoglycan-binding protein gives MSSYRTAIAAPARVARLSPAVLLALVACLFAPLPAQAASPRVAALQVALRHHGVYSGTVDGLSGPGTAAAVRRFQARRGLTADGVVGPRTRRAFGTLGRHPIGSRPLRAGLAGWDVAALQFALGAKGFAGGPVDGGFGPRTTAAVQRLQRYAGLRADGVAGPATMAVVRRPPPATPPVRRPIDAPIGDRYGPRGNTFHAGLDFPAPFGTTVRAAAPGRVTFAGFATGWGLVVTVDHGGWKTRYAHLSRATVSPGASVAAGERVGLVGATGVATGPHLHFEVVVRGANVNPANGL, from the coding sequence GTGTCGTCGTACCGCACCGCCATCGCCGCGCCCGCCCGCGTCGCGCGCCTCTCCCCCGCCGTGCTTCTCGCGCTCGTCGCGTGCCTCTTCGCGCCCCTCCCCGCCCAAGCCGCCAGCCCGCGAGTGGCGGCGCTGCAGGTCGCGCTGCGGCACCACGGGGTCTATTCCGGCACGGTCGACGGGCTCTCGGGGCCCGGCACCGCGGCGGCCGTGCGGCGGTTCCAGGCGCGGCGGGGCCTGACCGCCGACGGCGTCGTGGGTCCGCGCACGCGGCGCGCGTTCGGCACGCTCGGGCGGCATCCGATCGGCAGCCGGCCGCTGCGCGCGGGGCTCGCCGGGTGGGACGTCGCCGCACTGCAGTTCGCGCTCGGCGCGAAGGGGTTCGCGGGTGGTCCGGTCGACGGCGGCTTCGGGCCGCGCACCACCGCCGCGGTCCAACGGCTGCAGCGCTACGCCGGGCTGCGCGCCGACGGCGTCGCCGGGCCGGCGACGATGGCCGTCGTGCGCCGTCCTCCACCCGCCACCCCACCGGTTCGCAGGCCGATCGACGCGCCGATCGGCGACCGGTACGGCCCGCGCGGCAACACCTTCCACGCGGGCCTGGACTTCCCGGCGCCGTTCGGTACGACCGTCCGCGCGGCCGCACCCGGCCGGGTCACGTTCGCGGGCTTCGCGACCGGCTGGGGTCTCGTGGTGACGGTCGACCACGGCGGCTGGAAGACGCGTTACGCGCACCTGTCCCGTGCCACCGTCTCCCCCGGCGCGTCGGTCGCGGCGGGCGAGCGCGTCGGCCTCGTCGGCGCGACCGGCGTGGCCACTGGCCCGCACCTGCACTTCGAAGTGGTCGTGCGCGGGGCGAACGTGAACCCGGCGAACGGCCTCTAG
- a CDS encoding suppressor of fused domain protein, which produces MPVHSIADAALRVHLEAFFADHAVELRTWPHGPIHERVPGFGVYAISPGPRLKAWSYVTTGCWDAAHQGEHGLEFILSCTRDDERHVERLAILAHYHAGPPGQRLDLGHTTYAGEPWLPGSALTHDLIALPYAFGPDLERCDWRNGHIRILTVQPITEAERDFKVAEGVEALEQRFEDAGIAWTDPFRPSVV; this is translated from the coding sequence GTGCCGGTCCACTCCATCGCCGACGCCGCCCTGCGCGTGCACCTCGAGGCGTTCTTCGCCGACCACGCGGTCGAGCTGCGGACCTGGCCGCACGGCCCGATCCACGAGCGCGTCCCCGGGTTCGGCGTGTACGCCATCAGCCCCGGTCCTCGCCTGAAGGCCTGGAGCTACGTCACGACCGGGTGCTGGGACGCCGCCCACCAGGGCGAGCACGGGCTCGAGTTCATCCTCAGCTGCACGCGCGACGACGAACGCCACGTCGAGCGCCTCGCCATCCTCGCCCACTACCACGCCGGGCCGCCCGGGCAGCGGCTGGACCTCGGCCACACGACCTACGCCGGCGAGCCCTGGCTTCCGGGCTCGGCGCTCACGCACGACCTGATCGCGCTCCCCTACGCGTTCGGCCCGGACCTCGAGCGCTGCGACTGGCGCAACGGGCACATCCGCATCCTCACCGTGCAGCCCATCACCGAGGCCGAGCGCGACTTCAAGGTCGCCGAGGGCGTCGAGGCGCTCGAGCAGCGCTTCGAGGACGCGGGCATCGCGTGGACGGACCCGTTCCGCCCGTCGGTCGTGTGA